A portion of the Ferrovum sp. JA12 genome contains these proteins:
- a CDS encoding restriction endonuclease subunit S yields the protein MEKLLDGVEVEWKPLGEVLVRTKGTKITAGQMKGLHKDDGVVKIFAGGKTVAFVNLEDIPAKDINRKPSIIVKSRGVIEFEYYDKPFSHKNEMWSYHSNTDHFHIKFFYHFLKLNEPHFQQLGSKMQMPQIATPDTDKFMVPVPCPENSKKSLEIQAEIVRILDTFTELTAELTAELTAELTARKKQYNYYRDQLLSFEEGEVEWKALGKVIKTVTAPSKLKSQAYRATGRLPIVDQGVEFIAGYTDENITPVEAGEYVIFGDHSEHIKYVDFPFVQGADGLKILSPISANAKYIYHTFLNFYTKKLSYKRHWSTAQQTLIPIPCPENPQKSLEIQAEIVRILDKFDALTNSITEGLPREIALRQKQYEYYRDLLLSFPKPEEVAA from the coding sequence ATGGAAAAGCTGCTGGATGGCGTTGAGGTTGAGTGGAAACCGCTAGGCGAAGTGCTTGTTCGTACCAAAGGTACAAAGATCACTGCAGGCCAAATGAAGGGGCTGCATAAAGATGACGGGGTCGTAAAAATATTTGCAGGGGGAAAAACTGTAGCGTTTGTCAACCTTGAAGATATCCCGGCAAAAGATATCAATCGCAAGCCTTCAATCATCGTCAAATCTCGTGGCGTGATTGAGTTTGAGTATTACGACAAGCCGTTTTCTCACAAAAATGAAATGTGGTCGTATCACTCCAATACTGATCACTTCCACATTAAGTTTTTCTACCATTTTTTGAAGTTGAATGAACCTCACTTTCAGCAACTGGGAAGCAAAATGCAAATGCCGCAAATTGCTACACCTGACACTGACAAGTTCATGGTCCCCGTTCCCTGCCCAGAAAACTCAAAAAAATCGCTCGAAATCCAAGCCGAAATCGTCCGCATTCTGGACACTTTCACCGAACTGACCGCCGAACTGACCGCCGAACTGACCGCCGAACTGACCGCCCGCAAAAAACAATACAACTACTACCGCGACCAGTTGTTGAGTTTTGAAGAAGGCGAAGTGGAGTGGAAGGCGCTCGGTAAAGTGATAAAAACTGTAACGGCACCCTCAAAGCTCAAAAGCCAAGCCTATCGCGCAACAGGAAGACTTCCAATTGTTGATCAGGGTGTCGAATTCATCGCCGGCTATACTGACGAGAATATAACTCCCGTTGAAGCTGGAGAATACGTAATTTTTGGCGATCATTCTGAACACATAAAGTATGTAGACTTTCCTTTTGTTCAAGGCGCTGATGGACTAAAAATTCTTAGCCCTATCTCGGCTAATGCCAAGTACATCTACCATACCTTCCTGAACTTTTATACGAAGAAATTGAGCTACAAAAGGCATTGGTCAACTGCGCAACAGACATTAATTCCCATCCCCTGCCCAGAAAACCCACAAAAATCGCTCGAAATCCAAGCCGAAATCGTCCGAATCCTCGACAAATTCGACGCCCTGACCAACTCCATTACGGAAGGCTTGCCGCGCGAAATTGCTCTGCGCCAGAAGCAATACGAGTATTACCGCGACTTGCTACTGAGCTTCCCCAAGCCGGAAGAAGTAGCCGCCTGA
- a CDS encoding Fic family protein: MSYQPPFTITRDILNLVADISQQVGRLDASALNASPQLRKQNRIKTLVGTLAIEGNTLTEEQITAILDGKSVMGSVRELAEVKGAIASYDALPTWKPDSIEDLLTAHGLMMSDILVNAGRFRDKAVGIQKGKVVHHVAPPAHQVSGLMADLTHWLKQTKDHPLITSSVFHYEFEFIHPFSDGNGRMGRLWQTLILSQWHPLFLSLPLESVIKDHQPLYYQALEEADEKADSTPFIHFMLSVIAETLAQNAPVNAFVNASVNASVNASVNVPANALVSVAGLKTPEAILALLAANPLLTRKQLANAIGKDIRTIGRALAKLQQAGKIKRIGSDKTGHWMVQP; encoded by the coding sequence ATGAGTTATCAACCGCCTTTTACCATTACCCGCGATATCCTGAATCTGGTAGCGGACATCAGCCAGCAAGTCGGTCGGCTGGATGCCAGTGCGCTGAATGCTTCACCTCAATTACGCAAGCAAAACCGCATCAAAACCCTGGTTGGCACTCTGGCGATTGAAGGCAATACGCTCACCGAAGAACAGATCACGGCGATCCTTGACGGTAAGTCCGTGATGGGCAGTGTGCGTGAACTGGCGGAAGTGAAAGGCGCGATTGCGTCCTATGATGCCCTGCCCACCTGGAAGCCGGACAGTATCGAGGATTTGCTCACCGCGCACGGCTTGATGATGTCGGATATTCTGGTCAATGCAGGACGATTTCGTGACAAGGCGGTGGGCATCCAGAAAGGCAAGGTGGTGCATCATGTTGCCCCGCCCGCGCATCAGGTCTCAGGATTGATGGCCGATTTAACCCACTGGTTAAAACAGACAAAAGATCACCCATTGATCACCAGCAGCGTGTTTCATTACGAGTTTGAGTTTATCCACCCCTTCAGTGATGGCAATGGCCGTATGGGGCGCTTGTGGCAAACTCTGATTTTGTCGCAATGGCATCCCTTGTTTTTGTCCTTGCCGCTGGAAAGTGTGATTAAAGACCACCAACCACTCTACTATCAGGCACTGGAAGAGGCTGACGAAAAAGCCGATAGCACGCCTTTTATTCACTTTATGTTGTCGGTCATTGCCGAAACCCTGGCACAAAACGCCCCCGTAAACGCCTTTGTAAACGCCTCTGTAAACGCCTCTGTAAACGCCTCTGTAAATGTTCCGGCAAATGCCTTAGTTTCAGTGGCAGGGCTTAAAACACCTGAGGCTATTTTGGCATTGCTCGCGGCGAATCCTTTGCTGACCCGCAAGCAACTGGCTAACGCCATCGGTAAAGACATACGCACGATTGGCCGAGCACTGGCCAAGCTGCAACAAGCGGGAAAAATCAAACGCATCGGTTCTGATAAAACCGGCCATTGGATGGTTCAACCATGA
- a CDS encoding HsdR family type I site-specific deoxyribonuclease, whose protein sequence is MTDYKTIAESKNFIVLDKYAPEWKVAEGYQSESKLEREFIQDLVNQGYEYLPDLNAPEALLANVRVQLQTLNNVQFAHGEWLRFVETWLDKPSDGIVEKTRKIHDDYIHDFVFDDGRIQNIYLLEKKNIARNKVQVIKQFEQTGSHANRYDVTILVNGLPLVQVELKKRGVAIREAFNQVHRYSKESFNSEHSLFKYLQLFVISNGTDSRYFANTTRRDKNSFDFTMNWAKADNSLIKDLKDFTATFFQKNTLLNVLMHYSVFDVSDTLLVMRPYQIAATERILWKVNSAYQAKNWSNLEGGGFIWHTTGSGKTLTSFKAARLATELDFIDKVFFVVDRKDLDYQTMKEYQRFSPDSVNGSDSTAGLKRNLDKDDNKIVVTTIQKLNNLMKSEADLPIYGKQVVFIFDECHRSHFGEAQKNLKKKFKKFYQFGFTGTPIFPENALGAETTASVFGRELHSYVITDAIRDEKVLKFKVDYNDVRPHFKAVETEQDEKKLSAAENKQALLHPDRIREITQYILNNFRQKTHRLQPGNKGFNAMFAVSSVDAAKLYYESFRELQKGSDKSLRVATIFSFAANEEQDAVGDIQDESFDVSAMNSSAKEFLSAAIADYNALFKTNFSVDSNGFQNYYRDLAKQVKAKEIDLLIVVGMFLTGFDAPTLNTLFVDKNLRFHGLMQAYSRTNRIFGATKTFGNIVTFRDLEQATIDAITLFGDKNTKNVVLEKSYKEYMEGFTDATTGEARRGFVEVVKELEQRFPDPAAIEKEADKKAFAKLFGEYLRVENVLQNYDEFASLKDMQNVDMTDPAAVEAYKAKHYLSDDDLIALQSITLPAERKIQDYRSTYNDVRDWQRREKSSDQKDKSTIDWDDVVFEVDLLKSQEINLDYILELIFEHNKKSKSKSELVDEVRRVIRASLGNRAKESLLVDFINQTDLDQIGDKASVIDAFFTFAQAEQQREAQELISAENLNAEAARRYITTSLKREFASDSGTELNAVLPKMSPLNPQYLAKKQSVFQKIAAFVEKFKGVGGQV, encoded by the coding sequence ATGACGGACTACAAAACCATTGCTGAATCGAAAAACTTCATCGTTCTGGACAAATATGCCCCGGAATGGAAGGTCGCGGAAGGCTACCAGAGCGAGAGCAAGCTGGAGCGTGAGTTCATCCAAGATCTGGTCAATCAGGGTTATGAATACCTACCCGACCTGAATGCGCCAGAGGCCTTGCTGGCCAATGTGCGCGTGCAGCTGCAAACACTCAATAACGTGCAGTTTGCGCATGGCGAATGGCTGCGCTTTGTCGAGACCTGGCTGGACAAACCCAGTGATGGCATCGTCGAGAAAACCCGCAAGATTCACGACGATTACATTCATGACTTTGTGTTCGACGACGGGCGCATCCAGAACATCTACCTGCTGGAGAAGAAAAACATCGCCCGCAACAAGGTGCAGGTGATCAAGCAGTTTGAGCAGACCGGCAGCCATGCCAACCGTTATGACGTGACGATTCTGGTCAACGGCCTGCCGCTGGTTCAAGTGGAGCTAAAAAAGCGTGGCGTCGCTATTCGGGAGGCCTTCAATCAGGTGCACCGTTACAGCAAGGAAAGCTTCAACAGCGAGCATTCCTTGTTCAAGTATTTGCAGCTGTTCGTGATCTCCAACGGCACCGATAGCCGTTACTTTGCCAACACCACTAGGCGTGACAAAAATAGCTTTGACTTCACCATGAACTGGGCGAAGGCGGATAATAGCCTGATCAAGGACCTGAAGGACTTTACCGCCACCTTCTTCCAGAAGAATACCCTGCTCAATGTGCTGATGCATTATTCGGTGTTTGATGTCAGCGATACTTTGCTGGTGATGCGCCCCTACCAGATTGCCGCCACGGAACGCATTCTGTGGAAGGTTAACAGCGCGTATCAGGCAAAAAACTGGAGCAATCTTGAAGGTGGCGGTTTCATCTGGCACACCACCGGCTCGGGAAAGACCCTCACCAGTTTCAAGGCGGCGCGTCTCGCCACCGAGCTGGATTTCATCGACAAGGTGTTCTTCGTGGTGGACCGCAAGGATCTGGACTACCAGACCATGAAGGAGTACCAGCGCTTTTCGCCAGACAGCGTGAATGGCTCTGACAGCACCGCTGGCCTGAAGCGTAACCTGGACAAGGACGATAACAAGATCGTCGTCACCACCATCCAGAAGCTCAACAACCTGATGAAAAGCGAAGCTGACTTGCCCATCTACGGCAAGCAGGTCGTGTTCATTTTTGATGAATGCCACCGCAGCCATTTCGGTGAAGCACAGAAGAACCTGAAGAAGAAGTTTAAGAAGTTCTATCAGTTTGGCTTTACCGGCACGCCGATCTTCCCCGAGAACGCGCTGGGCGCGGAAACCACCGCCAGCGTGTTTGGCCGTGAGCTGCATTCTTACGTCATCACCGATGCGATACGAGATGAGAAGGTGCTCAAGTTCAAGGTGGACTACAACGATGTGCGCCCGCATTTCAAAGCCGTTGAAACTGAGCAGGACGAGAAAAAGCTCAGTGCCGCAGAAAACAAGCAGGCCTTGCTTCACCCCGACCGCATTCGTGAGATCACGCAGTACATCCTGAATAACTTCAGACAAAAGACCCATCGCCTACAACCGGGCAATAAGGGCTTCAACGCCATGTTTGCGGTCAGTAGCGTAGATGCTGCGAAGCTGTACTACGAATCGTTCCGTGAGCTACAGAAGGGCAGTGACAAGTCGCTGAGGGTGGCCACCATCTTCTCGTTTGCGGCCAACGAAGAGCAGGATGCTGTAGGTGACATTCAGGACGAAAGTTTTGATGTGTCCGCCATGAACAGCAGCGCTAAGGAGTTTTTGAGCGCAGCCATCGCCGACTACAACGCGCTGTTCAAGACCAACTTCAGTGTAGACAGCAACGGGTTTCAGAACTACTACCGGGACCTGGCCAAGCAGGTGAAGGCCAAGGAAATCGATCTGCTCATCGTGGTGGGCATGTTCCTGACCGGCTTTGATGCCCCCACGCTGAACACCTTGTTTGTCGATAAAAATCTGCGCTTTCATGGGTTGATGCAGGCTTACTCTCGCACCAACCGCATTTTTGGCGCCACCAAAACCTTCGGCAATATTGTCACCTTCCGTGACCTCGAGCAGGCGACCATCGACGCTATCACCCTGTTTGGCGACAAGAACACCAAGAACGTGGTGTTGGAGAAGAGCTACAAAGAATACATGGAAGGCTTCACCGATGCGACCACCGGCGAGGCGCGGCGTGGCTTTGTAGAAGTGGTGAAGGAGCTGGAGCAGCGTTTTCCTGATCCCGCTGCCATTGAAAAAGAGGCGGATAAAAAAGCCTTTGCGAAACTGTTTGGCGAATATTTGCGCGTTGAGAACGTGCTGCAGAACTATGACGAGTTCGCCAGCTTGAAGGATATGCAAAATGTCGACATGACCGACCCAGCGGCAGTGGAGGCGTACAAGGCCAAGCACTATTTGAGCGATGACGATCTAATCGCACTGCAATCCATCACGCTACCTGCTGAGCGAAAAATCCAGGATTACCGATCCACTTACAACGATGTTCGCGACTGGCAGCGTCGAGAAAAATCTTCGGATCAGAAGGACAAGTCAACCATCGATTGGGATGACGTGGTCTTCGAGGTGGACTTGCTCAAGTCGCAGGAAATCAATCTGGATTACATCTTGGAATTGATCTTCGAGCACAACAAGAAGAGCAAGAGCAAATCGGAGCTGGTGGATGAAGTGCGCCGGGTTATTCGCGCCAGCTTGGGCAACCGCGCCAAAGAAAGCCTGCTGGTTGACTTCATCAACCAGACCGATCTAGACCAGATTGGTGACAAGGCCAGCGTAATCGACGCTTTCTTCACTTTTGCCCAAGCGGAGCAGCAGCGTGAAGCGCAAGAGCTGATCAGCGCCGAAAATCTGAATGCCGAAGCGGCCAGACGCTATATCACCACCTCGCTCAAGCGGGAATTTGCCAGTGACAGCGGCACAGAGCTCAATGCTGTGCTGCCCAAGATGAGCCCGTTAAACCCGCAGTACCTGGCCAAAAAGCAAAGCGTGTTCCAGAAGATCGCGGCTTTTGTTGAAAAGTTCAAAGGCGTGGGCGGGCAGGTCTGA
- the tnpA gene encoding IS66 family insertion sequence element accessory protein TnpA, producing MDWKASGLTQKEYCSQKRVGFGRLGYWSARLQRDEKKLTLVPVVQA from the coding sequence GTGGATTGGAAAGCCAGCGGTCTGACGCAAAAGGAATACTGCTCACAGAAAAGGGTGGGGTTTGGCCGTTTGGGCTACTGGTCAGCACGACTGCAGCGTGATGAGAAGAAATTGACGCTGGTTCCGGTTGTGCAAGCATAA
- a CDS encoding TlpA family protein disulfide reductase codes for MKISVLKIIVIAVIVGVIIEGVSIYRSLNYWGPHQHSQNEVSPSAIPFLQLNLKDLKEHSQALNQWPGKTLVINFWATWCEPCKEEMPMLSQLQNDLRDKQVQFVGIGVDEEKDLKAWLQTRSISYPILVGNDSTLEMTRTLGNEQQGIPFTLVISPSGIVIYKKLGKVKEEDIKNILQKYVAS; via the coding sequence ATGAAAATATCTGTACTTAAAATTATTGTTATTGCTGTGATTGTAGGGGTAATTATTGAAGGTGTTTCTATCTATCGTAGCCTCAATTATTGGGGGCCACACCAACACAGCCAAAATGAGGTCTCCCCAAGCGCCATCCCTTTTTTACAACTGAACCTAAAGGACCTTAAGGAGCATTCCCAAGCACTTAACCAATGGCCTGGTAAAACACTAGTGATTAATTTTTGGGCAACCTGGTGCGAGCCCTGTAAGGAAGAAATGCCCATGTTAAGCCAACTACAAAATGATTTAAGAGATAAACAAGTTCAATTTGTTGGTATTGGGGTGGATGAGGAGAAAGATCTTAAGGCATGGTTACAAACGCGATCTATTAGTTATCCTATACTGGTGGGTAATGATAGTACCCTTGAGATGACAAGAACTTTGGGCAATGAACAGCAAGGTATTCCCTTTACGCTAGTAATCTCACCCTCTGGCATAGTTATTTATAAAAAACTGGGAAAAGTGAAAGAAGAGGACATTAAGAATATTTTACAAAAGTACGTGGCCTCTTAA
- the aceF gene encoding dihydrolipoyllysine-residue acetyltransferase, translated as MPVEVKVPDIGDFKNIPVIELMVKVGDLVKKDDPLVTLESDKATMEVPASRSGTVTALHVQLGDRVSEGSLILTLEEANVSSTHTEALTPIPQSPQDTRNEPVSSAQSAAPTKQTGTTSSQASSAEEITITVPDIGNFENIPIIEIMAKVGDKVEANAPLITLESDKATMEVPAPQGGVITAFLVKLGDKVSQGVAIAKMTTASLAVRDTVQEELTAQSTGEPRLTKEVTQTPPVTVPSPQKPLAPEAQSVIDQVAFTKAHASPSVRHFARELGVDLSKVKGSAPKGRIVKEDIQSFVKSALAQGVQGATPGVSAGLGLGLLPWPQVDFAKFGAIEVQPLSRIKKISGANLHRNWVMIPHVTNNDDADITELEAFRVQLNSENKQADIKVTMLAFLIKAVCNALRKFPQFNASLDGDNLVVKHYYHIGFAADTPNGLMVPVIKDADKKGVLQIAQEASQLAKKARDGKLSPADMQGGTFSISSLGGIGGTYFTPIINAPEVAILGVCRSSIKPVWRENQFQPRLILPLSLSYDHRVIDGALAARFNTYLVELLADLRRATL; from the coding sequence ATGCCTGTCGAGGTTAAAGTTCCAGATATTGGAGATTTTAAGAACATCCCTGTCATCGAATTAATGGTTAAAGTCGGTGATCTTGTTAAAAAAGATGACCCCTTAGTCACCTTGGAATCTGATAAAGCTACCATGGAAGTGCCCGCCAGTCGTAGCGGTACGGTGACGGCTTTACATGTTCAATTAGGTGATCGTGTCTCCGAGGGGAGTTTAATTTTAACTCTGGAGGAGGCTAACGTATCGAGTACTCACACTGAGGCTTTGACGCCAATTCCCCAGTCCCCCCAAGATACCCGGAACGAACCTGTTTCCTCTGCTCAAAGTGCGGCTCCAACAAAGCAAACTGGCACCACGTCGTCACAGGCGAGTAGTGCTGAAGAAATTACGATTACAGTTCCTGATATTGGTAATTTTGAGAATATTCCAATCATTGAAATCATGGCCAAGGTGGGAGATAAGGTTGAAGCCAATGCGCCCTTGATTACTTTGGAATCGGATAAGGCCACCATGGAAGTGCCGGCCCCTCAAGGGGGGGTGATTACGGCGTTTCTCGTTAAGCTTGGAGATAAGGTATCTCAAGGTGTGGCGATTGCCAAGATGACCACCGCCTCTCTCGCCGTGAGGGATACTGTGCAAGAAGAGCTTACAGCACAAAGCACAGGAGAGCCCCGGTTAACGAAGGAGGTAACGCAAACTCCCCCTGTCACGGTGCCAAGTCCACAAAAACCCCTTGCTCCAGAGGCTCAATCTGTGATAGATCAAGTGGCTTTTACAAAAGCCCATGCTAGCCCCAGCGTCAGACATTTTGCTAGAGAGCTTGGAGTAGACTTGAGTAAAGTGAAAGGCAGTGCTCCGAAGGGGAGAATTGTTAAAGAGGATATACAAAGTTTTGTTAAAAGTGCCTTAGCGCAAGGGGTGCAGGGTGCAACCCCTGGGGTGTCAGCAGGTTTAGGACTGGGTTTGTTACCCTGGCCGCAAGTGGATTTTGCAAAGTTTGGTGCTATTGAGGTGCAACCCCTTAGCCGAATTAAAAAAATCTCTGGCGCAAACTTGCACCGCAATTGGGTCATGATCCCCCATGTGACCAATAATGACGATGCTGATATCACTGAACTTGAGGCCTTTCGTGTGCAGCTTAACTCAGAGAACAAGCAAGCAGACATCAAGGTCACTATGTTGGCGTTTTTAATTAAAGCTGTCTGTAACGCTCTGCGTAAGTTTCCACAATTTAATGCGTCATTAGATGGTGATAATCTCGTGGTGAAACACTATTACCATATTGGGTTTGCCGCGGATACGCCAAATGGTTTAATGGTGCCAGTTATTAAGGATGCAGATAAAAAGGGAGTGTTGCAGATCGCTCAGGAAGCCTCTCAACTCGCCAAAAAAGCTCGCGATGGCAAACTGTCTCCTGCTGACATGCAAGGCGGTACTTTTTCCATATCCAGTTTAGGGGGGATTGGTGGCACGTACTTCACACCCATTATTAATGCCCCAGAGGTAGCTATTCTTGGGGTATGCCGGTCTAGTATTAAACCGGTTTGGCGAGAGAATCAGTTTCAGCCACGTTTAATTCTACCCTTATCTCTATCCTATGATCACCGCGTGATTGATGGAGCCTTAGCAGCTCGTTTTAACACTTATTTAGTGGAGTTGCTCGCCGATTTAAGACGAGCCACGCTCTAG